In the genome of Zygosaccharomyces rouxii strain CBS732 chromosome G complete sequence, the window TCGAAGGGTCTTAAGGAAAATTGCAATGGCATCACGACGGTCATTGACAACCGATACATATACACGTTAATAGACATAGTAGACTTACATGTTAGACATGGAACTATACGGTTGGCAATGGTCACAAGCTCTTACACCAGTTGACTGTGCTGGAGAAGTTCCTCCGCTGTTCGTATGAGGAAACAAGACCCTTTTAAAGTAACCTAATGAGGGACGACAAAAGTTGCGAGCCTTCTGACATACACCTACATCTACCTATATACATACACCCGAGACAACATACTCTACAGAAGAATTAAGGAAAGGGAGTTGAAAACAGAAGGAAAAGGACGAGGTGTAGGAGAAAGTCTGATTagcattttcttttttttttgtttttgttttggtAGATTCCTCCGATACATTGATGAACATATACTCGATACGTTAGTTCATTAAATGACGCTAGATTGTCTTTTCAGAAGCCCATCTCGTTGATCATAATATTTCGTATTTTGGCGGTTGTTATTTTGAGCAGTCAGTCTAAAGGTTCACTGTTATTATAGTTTTGCGTCTTCTTTCTAGCTGCTGCTTAAATCAGATTTTACACTTACAGTTCGttattatattatattattgAATTTTCCATTGTTTGAATGTTGGGTAGTCTTTTAAAGGCTAGTTCCTATGGGAACATAGCGACAAGTAATGAGCCTAAAGTGCCCACTCCCACTTCTTATGCTACTGCTACCACTGATCCTGCTACGACGTCAGGTTCGTTAGTTGGGGGCAATAGCTCTCATCATGAAGATTTTTTGGTTGCACCCCCCATGCTGGATCATGTACctgatgatttgaaatacaaGTTATTTGCATCAAAAAATATTCCCTTTAGTTCGttatcttcaccatcatgTGCCATCTTTAGGATTCTAGTAGCAGAAGAGACAGGTCGTATGTGTCGTAATAATTACAAGGTGGTTATGGATTTCTCTACCGCAAAAGGTCAACAGATGGATCAAATACGACCTAATGAGTTAAAGGAGTACATCTTTGGGTCACCCATTAGATCTGCGGATTTGTCACAGGGGAACAAATTTCGAACTATACCAAATTCTGGACTTGTTTTAATTACTAGAGTTTTTTTCACGGATGATCCCAGTTGGAATAATCGGTTGACCGTATCGCTTTGTGTGCCCACCGTTTTACTGCCCATTATTCCAGAAGCCTGGCAACACATTACGCGTTGGTTAGACCAATGTCAAAGTATTGTATTGGATATTTGGAGTAAATCCAAGAGTGTTAAATGtaaaaattatcaagatGGTGTCCTTCCAAGTAATTTAAACGTTCATTTCCGCTATGAATGTGATACAATTGTACAACTGTTACAGGGTAAATTGATACCTTGCTTACGGTCTTTTATGGAAATACCTAGAATGTTTCTTTACCCTCAAAACTatcaaaaatttatcaagTCCTGGTTTAAGGACATATTTAGTTGGATTGAAATCAAGGACGGACCTAGAATGAATTTTCTACCAGCACTTTTGGGTAAAATTATTTGTGATTTCAAGGATTGTATGAATGATTCTGAAACTACGAGGATTGTAGTGATTTCCGGTAACATGGTTGTTGCTAATAAATTATTGTTCATAATTTCAGGTTTACTGGAACCCAAATATAAGGGAAAGATAAAATTTATGTCACAATCAGAATCATCGGATAACCTACCTCAACACATGTTGCATAACCCTCTCCCGAAGCGGGATAGCTTCAAAAAGGGCCATTATAATGGTAGTGGTATTAATTGTACTAATAACATTTTTACCTCTACAAACAAGGGTTGGGAAATCCCGCGTAATAATAGTCGAAACAGTATGGTGTCGGTATCATCAAACGAACAATTGGCGGAAGTCATTCAACcatcatctttgaaaagtggTAGTAATTCATTACAGTACTTATCTTCATCTCTATCGAGCCACAACGGCCCTTCATCCTATGGTTCATGGTTTAGTAAGATTACAGGTAGTCAGGCTAGTCCCTCGCTAGCTCCGAAGAATATAGATCAATGGGATAGAATTTCAGCGCCTATTGGTACACCTGGTAGTATTACAAGCCAACAGCATTTTGGCAGAGGTACGGGAATGGGATTAACACCTCAGCCTTCACCATCAATAAGTGAATATGAAGAATTTCCTTGGATGGGGACTCCAAGTTCACCAAGAGCCggtaatgataataataacagcAGTAATAATACCCACTCAATGAGAAGATCGTCTTTCAATGGAGCACCACTGGGCGAAATTAAAATTACCAGGGATTGTCAAAGGATAGATCAGGGAGACGTGCTAGATGAGGCGTTTACCAGGATCTGTAAACCTGGATTCGAAATAAGTGAAGGTGAATACGAAGTGATACCAGGAGATTCACGACATGCTGCCTTCATGCAGATAGATATGAATTCACAAATTTTGAGACAGGGGAAACCGTTAGAATTGTTACCACGATACACAAATtatttggcaaaattcAACCATTGGTTTAAATTACAAGGTTTCCCCGTAGGCAGTGAATCCGAATCTCGAGTCATTTATACGATGCGTAAGGATTTGCAGGTCAGTGATAGCTCAAGGACATTGCTGGTATCGCTAAGATCAAGAGAGATTAAGGAAATCACGATAATGAGAAATGATTCTAATGAGAGAACGAATAACCGCCACGGGATAGTacaaaaaacaaagaaaattttcaataacGGTAAATGCGGGAACATTTCCTCGAGACTCCTCAACTGTATAGCATTTGTCAACGCCAGTATTCAAAGGGCGATGGCACTCTACGACGATGCTGAGCTACTGCAGGAACAGACAGATCATGACATCTTGGACGTTTTCGAATCTTTATTGTGTTATAACAAAAATTCCTAGATGGATTTACCACAGAAACTAATACAGATATCAACGCAGATACCAACACAGACGGCGTTAGCACCACTAGGATCGGTATAGCTCttattccttttttttttttttttacagTTAAATAATAATCAGGTCGCGTCATACTTAACGGGAAGAAGTAAGACCTTCcaatatttgatgaagtttaCATTAAAAGCTTAAATCCTTCTTTTAAACCTCGAAGaaaccaaaaaaaaaaggcaGTAAATAAAGATTTGGAGGTCAGTTGGTCGATCTAATAGTGGTAAATGTCGTCATCTAGATCAGTATCGCCGCCCAAGGGCTCTAGTCGATCCCTTAAGTTGTTTTTAGACGAAGAAGACAAGACTCAAGAGGTACTAAAGACTTTTAAATGTCTAGAGGAAAACCATTATGCGAACAAAAGGTTGGGAAATTCGAAGCACAATGAATTCATGGAGTGTGATTGTTATGAAGAGTTCGAAGACGGTATTAATCGCGCCTGTGACGAAAACTCCGACTGTATTAATAGGCTAACGCTGATCGAGTGTGTTAATGGGCTATGTGGATCTTGCGGTGAAGACTgtcaaaatcaaagattcCAAAGGAAACAGTATGCCGATATTGCAGTTTTCCAAACCAAGTTAAAAGGTTATGGTGTCCGTGCTCAATCTGATATTGAACCGCATCAGTTTATCTATGAATATATGGGGGACGTGATACCGGAGGACGTCTTTAGGGATAGATTGGTGGATTATGATCAAAAGGGTTATCagcatttttattttatgaTGTTACAAAACGGTGAATTCATTGATGCTACCGTCAAAGGTTCACTAGCGAGATTTTGTAACCATTCTTGCAATCCAAACGCATATGTGAATAAATGGGTTGTAGCtggaaaattgaagatGGGGATTTTTGCCCAtagaaaaattttaaaaggtGAGGAAATTACATTCGATTACAACGTTGATAGATATGGTGCCACAGCTCAAAAATGTTACTGTGAAGAACCAAACTGTATTGGATTTTTAGGTGGTAAGACTCAAACTGATGCTGCAAGTCTATTACCTCAAAATATGGCAGAAGCATTGGTTGTCAGCGTAACTATGGAAAAGCAATGgattaaattgaaaaagcAACAgggtgaaaaaattgtgaaGAGTGAAGGGAACAATATCAATAtagaatttgttgaatCACTTAATCCGCCACCTTGTGAAAAACCTGAAGATGTGATCAAAGTTATGAGTGTACTTTTACAGGTGGAAGACCCTCTGCTGGCCAGAAAATTGTTACAGCGGTTGTTTAACATTGAACCTGATTCTAATTTACACCATCAAATCTTAAAGTTACATGGTTACACATGCTTTGTCAAACTGTTACACCTGTTTAAAGAGGACTCATATATGGAAACAAAGATTCTTGATTTCATCCtgaaattaccaaagaCAACTAAAAACGGTATCATCACATCtcaaattgataaagaagTAGAACAAATTGGGAAATcgaatcaagaattggaagacaCATGCACTAAACTACTGCAAAAATGGAATGATTTTGAGACTTataaaagaattacaaagaaagaTATCAAAGAGGCATCAAATAAGATGGTAGATttaagaagaattagattaCCACCAGGATGGGAAATCGTTcatgaaaatggtaaaccaaTGTATTATAATGCACAACAAAAGACAAAATTGCATCAGCCACCATCAGGTTCATCAAAGACTTTTAATGCTAGACGACCACAAACTAATGGTAATTCAGGTACACCGAAGCCATCCATCAAAAGATCACGtcttgatgatgaagagtaCGAAAAGCAGAAACTAAGAAGACTtgaaaaggagaaagaagctattgaaaaagttAAAGAGGAGGAGAAGGAAGctctgaaattgaaattagagATGGAAAATCAAAGGAAAagtgaattggaaaagattatAGCAGAGGCCAATAGACAAAAGGATATGGAAAAGGAACAGTCAGTAAAATTGGAAAgggaaaaagaagaaaaacgtcttaagaagaaaaatcatcatttgGAGCATAAATGGGACAAGTTCTTTGCTTCATTTGTACCTGGTCTCTTACGCAGATACGAACAAAACGAAGGTTTATCCCATGACCATGCAAAACAATGTGCTCGAGACATCGTCAAGATCTTGACGTCTAAAGAACTAAAGAAGGATGTTACAAAGCCACCGCCCGAAGAGCCATCAAAGGATAAAAGAGCTAAGGTAAAACAGTTTACAGCATCTTACATGgataaatttttaatcAAATACAAGAAGAAACATAGCAGTTGATGCATCGTTGAGACTGTAATATAATGAAATAGAGTAAATCGTGAATTGTGGAATTCAGTAACGTGTATGTAGTATAGATAAAatgttttttttattcatttgaacttttctTCACTTTGTCAGTTTGTATTCGCCTGAAAAGGGAAGAGCACTAGACTTACTTCAAACCGTTTGAACCAACGAGTTTTAACAAGTTTCAACTAACCTTTACC includes:
- the LST4 gene encoding Lst4p (similar to uniprot|P34239 Saccharomyces cerevisiae YKL176C LST4 Protein possibly involved in a post-Golgi secretory pathway required for the transport of nitrogen-regulated amino acid permease Gap1p from the Golgi to the cell surface), producing MLGSLLKASSYGNIATSNEPKVPTPTSYATATTDPATTSGSLVGGNSSHHEDFLVAPPMLDHVPDDLKYKLFASKNIPFSSLSSPSCAIFRILVAEETGRMCRNNYKVVMDFSTAKGQQMDQIRPNELKEYIFGSPIRSADLSQGNKFRTIPNSGLVLITRVFFTDDPSWNNRLTVSLCVPTVLLPIIPEAWQHITRWLDQCQSIVLDIWSKSKSVKCKNYQDGVLPSNLNVHFRYECDTIVQLLQGKLIPCLRSFMEIPRMFLYPQNYQKFIKSWFKDIFSWIEIKDGPRMNFLPALLGKIICDFKDCMNDSETTRIVVISGNMVVANKLLFIISGLLEPKYKGKIKFMSQSESSDNLPQHMLHNPLPKRDSFKKGHYNGSGINCTNNIFTSTNKGWEIPRNNSRNSMVSVSSNEQLAEVIQPSSLKSGSNSLQYLSSSLSSHNGPSSYGSWFSKITGSQASPSLAPKNIDQWDRISAPIGTPGSITSQQHFGRGTGMGLTPQPSPSISEYEEFPWMGTPSSPRAGNDNNNSSNNTHSMRRSSFNGAPLGEIKITRDCQRIDQGDVLDEAFTRICKPGFEISEGEYEVIPGDSRHAAFMQIDMNSQILRQGKPLELLPRYTNYLAKFNHWFKLQGFPVGSESESRVIYTMRKDLQVSDSSRTLLVSLRSREIKEITIMRNDSNERTNNRHGIVQKTKKIFNNGKCGNISSRLLNCIAFVNASIQRAMALYDDAELLQEQTDHDILDVFESLLCYNKNS
- the SET2 gene encoding histone methyltransferase SET2 (similar to uniprot|P46995 Saccharomyces cerevisiae YJL168C SET2 Histone methyltransferase with a role in transcriptional elongation methylates a lysine residue of histone H3 associates with the C-terminal domain of Rpo21p histone methylation activity is regulated by phosphorylation status of Rpo21p) yields the protein MSSSRSVSPPKGSSRSLKLFLDEEDKTQEVLKTFKCLEENHYANKRLGNSKHNEFMECDCYEEFEDGINRACDENSDCINRLTLIECVNGLCGSCGEDCQNQRFQRKQYADIAVFQTKLKGYGVRAQSDIEPHQFIYEYMGDVIPEDVFRDRLVDYDQKGYQHFYFMMLQNGEFIDATVKGSLARFCNHSCNPNAYVNKWVVAGKLKMGIFAHRKILKGEEITFDYNVDRYGATAQKCYCEEPNCIGFLGGKTQTDAASLLPQNMAEALVVSVTMEKQWIKLKKQQGEKIVKSEGNNINIEFVESLNPPPCEKPEDVIKVMSVLLQVEDPLLARKLLQRLFNIEPDSNLHHQILKLHGYTCFVKLLHLFKEDSYMETKILDFILKLPKTTKNGIITSQIDKEVEQIGKSNQELEDTCTKLLQKWNDFETYKRITKKDIKEASNKMVDLRRIRLPPGWEIVHENGKPMYYNAQQKTKLHQPPSGSSKTFNARRPQTNGNSGTPKPSIKRSRLDDEEYEKQKLRRLEKEKEAIEKVKEEEKEALKLKLEMENQRKSELEKIIAEANRQKDMEKEQSVKLEREKEEKRLKKKNHHLEHKWDKFFASFVPGLLRRYEQNEGLSHDHAKQCARDIVKILTSKELKKDVTKPPPEEPSKDKRAKVKQFTASYMDKFLIKYKKKHSS